The genomic window TGAAGATATTAGGTCCTTTCACGGTGAGTTCGCCTTCATGGCCCGGCGGCGCCTCCTCACCGTATTGGTCGAGGATCCTTATCTCGGCATAGGGGCAGTCCTTTTTTCCGACCGTGGTGCAGACCGTCATGAGGTCCATGGAGAGCCGGGTCATTGCCCCCGGGCCCTCGGCGGAGCCGAAGGCATTGACGAATTTGCAGCCCAGCCTGTCGTAGATGCTCTGGACGAGCTCCGGGGTGCTCGGCGCGCCGCCCGCGTAAATCTTTCTTAACGAGCTGAGGTCATACTCTTTCAGGTTTTCGAGGCCCACCATCCGCTGGACCAGGGCGGGCACTGTGGGAAAAGCGGTAACCCTCTCTCTTTCAATCACCTTGCAGATATCCGCGGCCTCGGTGGAATCGGTAAGCACATATTTGGCGAAGTTGAAAAATGCACCCCCCACCCCGTTGTGCATGGCCTGTGCATGGCTCACGGGCGCAACGGTGAGGACCACGTCGTCGCTTGTCATTTCCCACGCCCGTGAATGATATTCAACGCTTGCGATATAGTCATTATGAGTCCTGGGCACTGCCTTGGGAAGACCTGTGGTGCCCCCGGTGAGGAGTATCATCGATACCTCCATGGGGTCCGGCCGCCTTGCCTTAAGGGCCGCTACGTTCTCTTTGGAGAGGTTTACCTTCTCTATGAGGGTCTCGAGTGGAATAAACTCATCATGATCCGGCGATCTCACCGATATGAGGCGGGTAAGGTCTTTATACTCCTCCCTGACTCTCGCGAGCATGGGAAGGAATTCGATGTTCCTGTATCGTGCAGGCCCTATCCACGCGGTGGGATGGGTAAGACCGCAGACGTGCATGATTTCCGCAAGGCCGTGGCGGGCAATGAGCAGGACGGGGATAGCCCCGATTTTTTGAAGGGCAAAGAAAGTGACCACGTATTCGTGCCAGTTGGGGATCTGGACGAGCACGAAATCCTTCTCCCCTATTCCGAGGTCCATGAAGCCTATTGCCAGGCGGTCCACCTTTTGGCGTAGCTCTTCATAGGTGAGACGGGACGTATCGTCGACGAGACCTACCTTATCGGGATAAAGGTCGGTTGCCTTGTCGAACATATCGCCCCATGTGAGGCCCAGCCAATACCGGTATTTGGTGTACCTTTCCGCGTCTTGGGGTCTGTAATGCTCGAATCCTTCTATGGCCATGGAAACCTCCCCTGGAAAAGGATAGTCGCGCTAAAATACGAAAAGATCGAGGCCGCCCATCAGTTCATGACCGCGCCCGTCATATAGGAAGCCCGGTCGGAGACTACGTAGGCCACGGCATCGGCGATCTCCCCGGGGGCCGCGGGCCTCCGGAAGGCCGTCCTCCTTTCGATGGCCTGGCGCGCCGACTCGGGAAGCTGATCGTGGCAATCGGTGGCCGATATTCCGACGAGTACACTGTTGGCCGTAATATTAAATCTCGCCCCCTCCAGGGCAGCGGACTTTGCAAGGGCGATAAGCCCTGCCTTGGCAGCCCCGTAACTCGACTGCCCGGCGCCGCCCATCACACCCGCCACGGAGGTGATATTGACGATCCGGCCATACTTGCCGGCGCACATCGAGGCCCACGCCTGCTTAATGCAGTAAAAGGCGGAATTGAGGCAGAGCTTCACCTCATAATCCCACTCTTCGACCGTAGTCTTTGCGATACTGATATTGTGGCCCATAAGGGCCGCATTATTCACGAGGATATTCACGTGACCCAGCCCTGCCCCTATTTCGGCAAAACCTTTCGCCACGTCCGCGGCGTTACTTGCATCCATCTCCACCGCCATGGACCGTCTTCCCAGCGCCTTGATCTCCTCCGCGACCGCCCGAGCGCCCTCCATGTGGTGAAAGCCCGTTACTACCACGTCAGCGCCGTCTCGCGCGAGTGCAAGGGCGGAATACCTTCCGATACCTTTGGGCATTGAAGCGCCCGTAAACAGTGCCAGTTTTCCTTCCAAAGACATGGGAACCTCCGCGGGGTAATTTAATGTAAGCCTTTCAAGACCGGTTTTCTTCATCAAATACTCCCGTCAAGGACAGGACGGGAGTATTTCGAGAGAACCGCCTTGCGGCACGTATATAGGGACAGGTCCTCTCATTCAGGCGTGCACCCCCTCGATCCAATGTGCCGTCCGGCCTGAATTAGGTTCTCTCGATGAAACTCTAGTTTGCTCTATAAGACCATTGTTAGCATTCTGATGGTATATTGTCAAGTGAAACTTCAAGAATGGGGTAAATCTGTCGTGGATTCGCACTACGGCGGATATTGATATTTCTTGTGTGGGGATTCGTGTCTGCGGTGGAGAGGGGACCCGCAGGTCCCCTCTTATCGGCTATTTCTTGTATTTTTCTTTCACATAGGCCATGGCTTCGTCCATTGCGTTTACGGTAATATCGAGGTCTTCTTCGGTATGACGATAGGCGATATAGCCGTGGTGGTGAGGGGTAAAGAAGATGCCCCTTCTTATAAGCTGGATGAAAAAGTCGTCTCTCTTCCCCTTATGGTCTCCTGATTCTTCTCGTTTAAAGGTAACGAAGAACATGGGTGCCACACCGCTCAGCTCGGCGCCGCAGTCATACTTATCTATTATAGCCTGGATTCTCGCGAGAAGCCGGCCGCCTTTTTCCCAGATATTACCCAGTACGTTATCTCTTTCAAGGATCTCGATGGTTTTAAGGGCAGCAATATAGCCGTCGCTGTTCGGGAAAAAGGTGGAGGAGATAAAGAGTTTGTGAGCCGCCGCCATCATGACCTCTTCCTTTCCGGTTACCACGCTGATGGCATACCCATTCGCCATGCCTTTGCCGAGGACGACGAGGTCGGGGCTCACCTTGTAGCGCTCCTGCGCTCCTCCCATAGAGAGCCGGAACCCCGTGCGGACTTCATCAAAAATGAGGATGGAGCCGTATCTCCGGGTAATATCACGGACCCCTTCCAGGAAACCCGCCTGGGGCTCTTCCATCTTCTGGTGAAGGGGATGACCGAAAGGCGTCATGATCACCGCCGCAGTCTCGCTGCCGTGTTTCCTCATCAGCTCCTCGAGCTGAGGGAGATTATTGTATCTGAACTCGAAGATATCTTCGTACAGCTTTTCGGGTATTCCCCCTTTCATCTCCACGCACCAGTCGTGCCAGCCGTGGTATCCGCACCGTATCACCTTGGTCCTGCCTGTGTGCGCCCGCGCGATACGGACCGCCGCGGTCGTGGCGTCGGAGCCGGTCTTCAGGAATACGCTCGTCTCCGAACAGGGGACCATCTCCCTCAGTTTTTTCGCAAGCTCGTTCTGATACCGCTGAGTAAGGGTAAAACAGAAGCCTTTATTCTTTATCTGGCTTATGACCGCGTCATCGACTTCCTCTTCTCTGTATCCGAGGATTATAGGGCCGTAGCCGCAGAGGAAATCGATATACTCGTTGCCGTCTACGTCGATGAGCCTGGCGCCTTTCCCGGATTCCAGGAATATTGGGTATTCCCCTTCGATAAAGTCGCTCGGTTTTCGTGCCCCAAGGACGCCCCCGGGGACGAGCCCTTTCGCCTCTTCAAAAAGTTCGACGCTTTTTGTTATGTTCAGCTTCTTCACTTCTTTCATAGAGACTCTCCTTCAATTTTTTTGACGACGGGCAGTTGTCTGTTGCCATATGTCCCCGGTGAAGGCTCCATCCGGCCCGGCTTACACCATGAGGAGGGATTCGATTGTTTCC from Syntrophorhabdaceae bacterium includes these protein-coding regions:
- a CDS encoding SDR family NAD(P)-dependent oxidoreductase; its protein translation is MKKTGLERLTLNYPAEVPMSLEGKLALFTGASMPKGIGRYSALALARDGADVVVTGFHHMEGARAVAEEIKALGRRSMAVEMDASNAADVAKGFAEIGAGLGHVNILVNNAALMGHNISIAKTTVEEWDYEVKLCLNSAFYCIKQAWASMCAGKYGRIVNITSVAGVMGGAGQSSYGAAKAGLIALAKSAALEGARFNITANSVLVGISATDCHDQLPESARQAIERRTAFRRPAAPGEIADAVAYVVSDRASYMTGAVMN
- a CDS encoding AMP-binding protein, translated to MAIEGFEHYRPQDAERYTKYRYWLGLTWGDMFDKATDLYPDKVGLVDDTSRLTYEELRQKVDRLAIGFMDLGIGEKDFVLVQIPNWHEYVVTFFALQKIGAIPVLLIARHGLAEIMHVCGLTHPTAWIGPARYRNIEFLPMLARVREEYKDLTRLISVRSPDHDEFIPLETLIEKVNLSKENVAALKARRPDPMEVSMILLTGGTTGLPKAVPRTHNDYIASVEYHSRAWEMTSDDVVLTVAPVSHAQAMHNGVGGAFFNFAKYVLTDSTEAADICKVIERERVTAFPTVPALVQRMVGLENLKEYDLSSLRKIYAGGAPSTPELVQSIYDRLGCKFVNAFGSAEGPGAMTRLSMDLMTVCTTVGKKDCPYAEIRILDQYGEEAPPGHEGELTVKGPNIFTGYFKSAEDNKLTFTSEGFFKTGDLAKVDEKGIITITGRIKETILRGGETISAVGIERLISSHPDVADVAVIGMPDKALGERICAYIRVREGGSFTFGELITYLKGCGASVLQLPERVEFIDKIPLTNIGKADKKVLKEDIRRKLEG
- a CDS encoding aminotransferase class III-fold pyridoxal phosphate-dependent enzyme — its product is MKEVKKLNITKSVELFEEAKGLVPGGVLGARKPSDFIEGEYPIFLESGKGARLIDVDGNEYIDFLCGYGPIILGYREEEVDDAVISQIKNKGFCFTLTQRYQNELAKKLREMVPCSETSVFLKTGSDATTAAVRIARAHTGRTKVIRCGYHGWHDWCVEMKGGIPEKLYEDIFEFRYNNLPQLEELMRKHGSETAAVIMTPFGHPLHQKMEEPQAGFLEGVRDITRRYGSILIFDEVRTGFRLSMGGAQERYKVSPDLVVLGKGMANGYAISVVTGKEEVMMAAAHKLFISSTFFPNSDGYIAALKTIEILERDNVLGNIWEKGGRLLARIQAIIDKYDCGAELSGVAPMFFVTFKREESGDHKGKRDDFFIQLIRRGIFFTPHHHGYIAYRHTEEDLDITVNAMDEAMAYVKEKYKK